A window of the Yersinia rochesterensis genome harbors these coding sequences:
- the rsmI gene encoding 16S rRNA (cytidine(1402)-2'-O)-methyltransferase yields MNQHDRAVISASTLYVVPTPIGNLGDITHRALEVLKGVDLIAAEDTRHTGLLLQHFAINARLFALHDHNEQQKADHLLAKLQAGQSIALVSDAGTPLINDPGYHLVRRCREAGIRVVPLPGACAAITALSAAGIASDRFCYEGFLPAKTKGRKDTLQALIEEPRTLIFYESTHRLLESLQDMVTVLGPQRYVVLARELTKTWESIHGAPVGELLAWVQEEETRRRGEMVLIVEGHKVQADDALPAAALRTLALLQKELPLKKAAALAAEIHGVKKNALYKYALEQQDDSQMQAEDDIQQ; encoded by the coding sequence ATGAATCAACACGATCGAGCAGTGATTTCTGCATCTACGCTTTATGTGGTACCTACCCCAATCGGTAATTTAGGGGATATAACCCATCGGGCGTTAGAGGTACTGAAAGGCGTTGATTTGATTGCGGCAGAAGATACACGTCATACAGGGTTGCTGTTACAACATTTCGCGATCAACGCCCGCCTATTTGCACTTCATGACCATAACGAACAACAAAAAGCCGATCATTTACTGGCGAAACTGCAAGCCGGCCAGAGTATTGCACTGGTTTCAGATGCAGGCACGCCACTGATTAACGATCCGGGCTACCATTTAGTGCGCCGTTGCCGTGAAGCTGGCATCAGAGTTGTGCCATTACCGGGCGCATGTGCGGCGATTACAGCCCTCTCCGCCGCCGGTATTGCCTCAGACCGTTTTTGCTACGAAGGCTTCTTGCCTGCGAAAACCAAAGGACGTAAGGATACTCTGCAAGCGCTGATTGAGGAACCTCGAACCCTAATCTTCTACGAATCAACCCATCGCTTGTTAGAAAGTTTACAGGACATGGTAACTGTACTTGGCCCACAACGCTATGTGGTACTGGCTAGAGAACTCACCAAAACTTGGGAGTCTATCCACGGCGCGCCTGTTGGCGAGTTACTGGCGTGGGTTCAGGAAGAAGAAACCCGACGCCGTGGCGAAATGGTCTTGATTGTCGAAGGCCATAAAGTACAGGCGGATGATGCTCTGCCTGCCGCCGCCTTGCGTACTCTGGCGTTGTTGCAAAAAGAGTTACCGCTGAAAAAAGCTGCCGCTTTAGCCGCAGAAATCCACGGCGTGAAAAAGAATGCGCTTTATAAGTATGCACTTGAACAGCAAGATGACAGCCAAATGCAAGCGGAAGATGACATTCAACAGTAA